Proteins from a genomic interval of Quercus robur chromosome 9, dhQueRobu3.1, whole genome shotgun sequence:
- the LOC126698097 gene encoding rust resistance kinase Lr10-like isoform X1, with protein MDISHRMVIPSLLFVLFIVDLGEGHYSSPELRCGRHGPPIRFPFRLKDRQPNQHCGYPGFDLYCNDKNDTVLELPTSLKVFVKQIDYKSQLIQVTDSDNCFPRKIPGLHLSSPPFQFKNSLSNYSLFNCTPYTDADYPIPCFSSSRHRVYAIPSDKDINDLPILSCTKMYSVPSVPDDIWDSSLELTWSEPAKCGRCERKGKKCRFQNNSTCTDLKTECFDPYKDKDKDKGKSRKIVTTGSILGSFLLVLVVYVLYRVYHYDKAEKENQARIEKFLEDYKAFKPTRYSYNDVKRITNQFTEKLGQGAYGTVFKGKFSNEIHVAVKILNSSKGNGEEFINEVGTMGRIHHVNVVRLVGFCADGFRRALVYEFLPNDSLEKFISSVDSKRFLGWERLQDIALGIAKGIEYLHQGCDQRILHFDIKPHNILLDQNFNPKISDFGLAKLCAKDQSAVSMTTARGTMGYIAPEVFSRNFGSVSYKSDVYSFGILLLEMVGGRKNVDVTVENTSQIYFPEWIYNLLEQKEDLRVYVEDSGDAKIAKKLAIVGLWCIQWHPMDRPSMKVVVQMLEGEGDKLAMPPNPFASTNPTRINVSMPARRLNQELEVILESEQVYKVGVLDNHKSCNHVVLKD; from the exons ATGGATATTTCTCATAGAATGGTTATTCCGTCCTTACTGTTTGTGCTTTTCATCGTAGACCTTGGAGAAGGCCACTATAGTAGTCCCGAATTACGGTGTGGACGCCATGGCCCACCCATCCGATTTCCTTTCCGACTCAAAGACAGGCAGCCAAACCAGCACTGTGGCTATCCTGGCTTTGATCTCTACTGCAATGATAAAAATGATACGGTGCTTGAGCTGCCTACTTCACTAAAAGTCTTTGTCAAACAAATTGATTACAAATCTCAGTTAATTCAAGTAACTGACTCCGATAATTGCTTTCCACGGAAAATTCCGGGACTCCATTTATCTTCCCCTCCTTTCCAATTCAAAAATTCTCTTTCTAACTATTCCCTTTTCAATTGTACGCCATATACAGATGCTGATTATCCGATCCCTTGTTTTAGTAGCAGTCGCCACCGAGTTTATGCTATTCCTTCGGATAAAGACATCAACGATTTGCCCATATTATCATGTACAAAGATGTATAGCGTTCCATCAGTTCCAGATGATATATGGGATTCTTCTCTTGAATTGACATGGTCCGAACCGGCCAAGTGCGGACGCTGTGAAAGGAAAGGCAAGAAATGTAGATTCCAGAATAATAGCACGTGCACTGATTTGAAAACTGAGTGCTTTGACCCCtacaaagacaaagacaaagacaaag gtaaatcaagaaaaatagtgACCACTG GTTCCATCTTGGGTTCATTTCTTTTGGTACTAGTTGTTTATGTACTCTACCGTGTCTATCACTATGACaaagcagaaaaagaaaatcaagctaGGATTGAAAAGTTTTTGGAGGATTACAAAGCTTTCAAGCCCACAAGGTACTCATATAATGATGTTAAAAGAATTACAAATCAATTTACTGAGAAGTTAGGGCAAGGAGCCTATGGAACAGTGTTCAAAGGAAAGTTTTCGAATGAAATTCATGTAGCCGTGAAGATCCTGAACAGTTCCAAGGGCAATGGAGAAGAATTCATAAATGAAGTGGGAACAATGGGTAGAATCCACCATGTTAATGTGGTTCGCTTGGTTGGCTTTTGTGCTGATGGATTTAGAAGAGCTCTAGTTTATGAGTTCTTACCAAATGATTCACTAGAGAAGTTCATTTCCTCAGTAGATTCTAAACGTTTCCTTGGTTGGGAAAGGCTACAAGACATTGCTCTCGGCATAGCAAAAGGAATTGAATATCTTCACCAAGGATGTGATCAACGAATCCTCCATTTTGATATTAAACCTCATAATATTTTGCTAGACCAaaatttcaatccaaaaatttcTGATTTTGGTTTGGCGAAGTTGTGTGCAAAGGATCAAAGCGCAGTGTCCATGACCACGGCTAGGGGGACCATGGGTTACATTGCACCCGAAGTGTTCTCTAGGAACTTTGGGAGCGTGTCTTACAAAtcagatgtttatagttttggaaTATTGTTGCTTGAAATGGTTGGAGGTAGGAAAAATGTTGATGTAACTGTGGAGAACACTAGCCAAATATATTTCCCAGAATGGATATACAATTTGTTAGAGCAAAAAGAAGACCTACGAGTCTATGTTGAGGATAGTGGAGATGCTAAAATTGCAAAGAAACTTGCAATTGTGGGACTCTGGTGCATCCAGTGGCACCCAATGGATCGTCCTTCTATGAAAGTTGTGGTCCAAATGTTGGAGGGAGAAGGAGATAAGTTAGCCATGCCCCCTAATCCATTTGCGTCTACAAACCCCACAAGAATTAATGTAAGTATGCCTGCAAGACGTCTAAACCAGGAGTTAGAAGTCATCCTAGAATCAGAGCAGGTATATAAAGTAGGAGTCCTTGACAATCATAAaagttgcaatcatgttgtacTCAAGgattga
- the LOC126698097 gene encoding rust resistance kinase Lr10-like isoform X2, producing the protein MYSVPSVPDDIWDSSLELTWSEPAKCGRCERKGKKCRFQNNSTCTDLKTECFDPYKDKDKDKGKSRKIVTTGSILGSFLLVLVVYVLYRVYHYDKAEKENQARIEKFLEDYKAFKPTRYSYNDVKRITNQFTEKLGQGAYGTVFKGKFSNEIHVAVKILNSSKGNGEEFINEVGTMGRIHHVNVVRLVGFCADGFRRALVYEFLPNDSLEKFISSVDSKRFLGWERLQDIALGIAKGIEYLHQGCDQRILHFDIKPHNILLDQNFNPKISDFGLAKLCAKDQSAVSMTTARGTMGYIAPEVFSRNFGSVSYKSDVYSFGILLLEMVGGRKNVDVTVENTSQIYFPEWIYNLLEQKEDLRVYVEDSGDAKIAKKLAIVGLWCIQWHPMDRPSMKVVVQMLEGEGDKLAMPPNPFASTNPTRINVSMPARRLNQELEVILESEQVYKVGVLDNHKSCNHVVLKD; encoded by the exons ATGTATAGCGTTCCATCAGTTCCAGATGATATATGGGATTCTTCTCTTGAATTGACATGGTCCGAACCGGCCAAGTGCGGACGCTGTGAAAGGAAAGGCAAGAAATGTAGATTCCAGAATAATAGCACGTGCACTGATTTGAAAACTGAGTGCTTTGACCCCtacaaagacaaagacaaagacaaag gtaaatcaagaaaaatagtgACCACTG GTTCCATCTTGGGTTCATTTCTTTTGGTACTAGTTGTTTATGTACTCTACCGTGTCTATCACTATGACaaagcagaaaaagaaaatcaagctaGGATTGAAAAGTTTTTGGAGGATTACAAAGCTTTCAAGCCCACAAGGTACTCATATAATGATGTTAAAAGAATTACAAATCAATTTACTGAGAAGTTAGGGCAAGGAGCCTATGGAACAGTGTTCAAAGGAAAGTTTTCGAATGAAATTCATGTAGCCGTGAAGATCCTGAACAGTTCCAAGGGCAATGGAGAAGAATTCATAAATGAAGTGGGAACAATGGGTAGAATCCACCATGTTAATGTGGTTCGCTTGGTTGGCTTTTGTGCTGATGGATTTAGAAGAGCTCTAGTTTATGAGTTCTTACCAAATGATTCACTAGAGAAGTTCATTTCCTCAGTAGATTCTAAACGTTTCCTTGGTTGGGAAAGGCTACAAGACATTGCTCTCGGCATAGCAAAAGGAATTGAATATCTTCACCAAGGATGTGATCAACGAATCCTCCATTTTGATATTAAACCTCATAATATTTTGCTAGACCAaaatttcaatccaaaaatttcTGATTTTGGTTTGGCGAAGTTGTGTGCAAAGGATCAAAGCGCAGTGTCCATGACCACGGCTAGGGGGACCATGGGTTACATTGCACCCGAAGTGTTCTCTAGGAACTTTGGGAGCGTGTCTTACAAAtcagatgtttatagttttggaaTATTGTTGCTTGAAATGGTTGGAGGTAGGAAAAATGTTGATGTAACTGTGGAGAACACTAGCCAAATATATTTCCCAGAATGGATATACAATTTGTTAGAGCAAAAAGAAGACCTACGAGTCTATGTTGAGGATAGTGGAGATGCTAAAATTGCAAAGAAACTTGCAATTGTGGGACTCTGGTGCATCCAGTGGCACCCAATGGATCGTCCTTCTATGAAAGTTGTGGTCCAAATGTTGGAGGGAGAAGGAGATAAGTTAGCCATGCCCCCTAATCCATTTGCGTCTACAAACCCCACAAGAATTAATGTAAGTATGCCTGCAAGACGTCTAAACCAGGAGTTAGAAGTCATCCTAGAATCAGAGCAGGTATATAAAGTAGGAGTCCTTGACAATCATAAaagttgcaatcatgttgtacTCAAGgattga